The sequence CTGCACCCCGGAATCGAATCCGTAGTCTCGATAACTTATGAGATCGAGCATCCCGCATCGCTGCAACTGCTCGGCATGTGATGAGCACGCCCCTTGCCCTCCCTCTTCCTTCGGGAAGAGGGAAGGCTGGGGGTTGACGATTTTACGGTCAGTTACCTGATTTTCCAACTAACGTGAAGACCACGACCTCCGGCCGGTTGGCGGAGCGCAGCGGCGGCCCCCAGGTGCCGGTGCCGCAGGAAGTGTAGAGACTGTAGTCGCCGTCCTGATACAGGCCGTGATCGAGTCCGCGATAGACCTGCCGCGTGATGTAATTGAACGGCCACATCTGGCCGCGGTGTGTGTGCCCCGCCAATTGGAGGTCAACACCCAGCAATTTCATGGTGTCGGAGAAGGCCGGTTCATGATAGAGCACTATGATCGGCTTGCTGCGATCCACGCGCGCCATGACCGAGTCCAGGTTCTTGCGCTGTCCCATTAACGGGTAGTCGATGCCGACCAACTGCACACCGTCGATTTCGACCACCTCGTCGCGCAGAATCCGCAGCTTCAGTCCTGACAACG comes from Candidatus Zixiibacteriota bacterium and encodes:
- a CDS encoding metallophosphoesterase, with protein sequence LSGLKLRILRDEVVEIDGVQLVGIDYPLMGQRKNLDSVMARVDRSKPIIVLYHEPAFSDTMKLLGVDLQLAGHTHRGQMWPFNYITRQVYRGLDHGLYQDGDYSLYTSCGTGTWGPPLRSANRPEVVVFTLVGKSGN